A genomic segment from Spinacia oleracea cultivar Varoflay chromosome 3, BTI_SOV_V1, whole genome shotgun sequence encodes:
- the LOC110799156 gene encoding uncharacterized protein, with protein MVPLLYFREIIGNYADVIFANSDEARALCNFSLKESPASATRYLSHFVPLVSVTDGARGSYIGVRGESVYIPPSPCVPIDTCGAGDAYASGILYGLLRGVTDMKDMGALAARIAAVVVGQQGTRLRVQDAVQLSESFSFHLQNSTI; from the coding sequence ATGGTACCTCTATTATATTTTAGGGAAATAATCGGGAACTATGCTGATGTGATATTTGCAAATAGTGATGAAGCTAGAGCCCTATGTAATTTTTCATTGAAGGAAAGCCCTGCCTCTGCAACAAGATATCTAAGCCATTTTGTCCCACTCGTGTCTGTAACCGATGGTGCTCGTGGGTCCTACATAGGAGTCCGAGGAGAATCCGTATACATACCTCCATCACCTTGTGTACCAATAGACACGTGTGGAGCAGGAGACGCCTACGCATCAGGTATTTTATACGGTTTATTAAGAGGAGTAACAGATATGAAAGACATGGGTGCATTAGCAGCTAGGATTGCAGCTGTTGTTGTTGGACAACAGGGTACTCGGCTTAGGGTTCAAGACGCTGTTCAATTGTCCGAGTCATTTTCTTTCCATCTCCAAAACTCCACGATTTGA